The following coding sequences lie in one Epinephelus lanceolatus isolate andai-2023 chromosome 24, ASM4190304v1, whole genome shotgun sequence genomic window:
- the LOC144461961 gene encoding uncharacterized protein LOC144461961 — MISYVECLGREGAGPGVGSSCWNGDPDEERDELLPRKMAALQPKTEGSLRRRLLSAKLHQHHGAILGLNAGGAGRPGTPSGDKKPLPPHLQYPGSSPWNHHQHLPPRSHVHPSNAHGKLFLAPETYGKLSQQTPPLQLPRSTYPVLTQRSRTGSCPPTPEPRPGYTLPIPSPLGAPPHLREPEVPPQYHYRPSKRRRTGFFCFRSRRGRSSGLETTQTTPLLHRGTA; from the coding sequence atgATTTCCTATGTGGAGTGTCTGGGCAGGGAAGGGGCGGGGCCTGGCGTGGGGTCAAGCTGCTGGAATGGCGATCCCGACGAAGAGCGCGATGAGCTTCTCCCGCGCAAGATGGCTGCCCTGCAACCGAAAACAGAGGGCAGCCTGCGTCGGCGCCTTCTCAGTGCCAAACTCCACCAGCACCACGGCGCCATTTTGGGGCTGAACGCGGGTGGTGCAGGCAGACCCGGGACGCCCTCAGGTGACAAAAAGCCCCTCCCGCCTCACCTTCAGTATCCAGGCAGCAGCCCTTGGAACCACCACCAGCACCTCCCCCCACGATCCCACGTCCACCCTTCGAATGCTCATGGGAAGCTTTTCCTCGCCCCAGAGACTTATGGGAAACTCAGCCAACAAACCCCACCCCTTCAGCTACCACGCTCCACCTACCCAGTCCTCACCCAGCGGAGCCGGACAGGTTCATGCCCCCCCACACCGGAGCCCCGCCCCGGCTACACCCTGCCCATCCCCTCCCCTCTCGGCGCTCCACCGCACCTCAGGGAGCCAGAGGTGCCGCCACAGTACCACTACCGGCCGAGCAAGAGGCGCAGAACTGGGTTCTTCTGCTTCAGATCCCGCCGAGGGAGGAGCTCCGGGCTGGAGACGACACAAACCACACCCCTTCTGCATAGAGGTACTGCTTGA